The Cicer arietinum cultivar CDC Frontier isolate Library 1 chromosome 1, Cicar.CDCFrontier_v2.0, whole genome shotgun sequence genome contains the following window.
CTTGAAGAAGCCAGATGATGTGGATGTAACTATAAAATTGAGAGACTGGTTATTTGCTCTCGAAGGTGCACAGGATATGGCTGAAAGGTGGTGGTTCTCCAGCCATGAGGATGAAGGAAGAGAAGAGAGGTGTTGGCACACATCTTTCCATAGTTTACAAGTAAATGCAAAAAGAAGCCCGAATAATGTTAAAGATGAAAAAGCACAAATGCATAGAATACAGCATCATTCAGTAGAAGTGGTTACGGTGAGTTCATGCTTCTTTCTGATTTTTCAAGATTTAATGTCTGGGTTTATAAATCTGTGTTCCAAACTAATGCAGAATAAAAGATTTACTGTCTGCTTTCAAGAATGTAGTTATTTTGTTTTACACTATAATAATAGAGAGAAAACTAGATTAAATTACGACAAATAATCTGACATCAAGCATTGTGTCGACAGGAATATCTAAACACAATGACATATTCATTCATCTGTAGTTCCATCTTATAATGCATGATATCATTCCTCCATTATATATATGAAAACCAGGCAAACTACTAGAACTAGACtgaaaatataactttttttgtgGGATGGGGAAACTTTAATGGATCATTTGACCTGCTACTATTCTTTTGACTACTAAATACTGCTTTGTGTATAGAGAAACAATTCATTTGTGAAAACTGAAAACAATCAAACATCTGCTTGCAAACATATATAGActcttggttttgataaaatatcatgAAAACCTACTTCTCATGCTTGAAGCTGATAATTTTTCAATACATTGTTCTCTTTTCTCAACTATCTTTcctaattcatttttttctttacagtTAATAACTAATAATTCATCTATGTTGATTTGGTTAGCTTCAGTGACCAAAGATATACATCAAGTTTGTGACATTTAATTCaaccttaaaaaattaaagtagcATTATATTGTTCATTTaggtaaaaattaaattagtgtGTAATTTTCAAgcatttttatctattttatattaattttaaaacattaatgaGGGATTTACTTTTACaaatccttaaaaatgaaattaatgttAAACTCTTAAGCTCTTAAAGGGCTGTTCATTCATTTCTTCAAAGTCAGAAGATAAGGTTTTCTTACATGGACAAACATAAGACGAGAAGGTTTTATTGTTacatttttaatgaattatatGTTGATTATGCTTATCAAAGTACATTTGGTATATACTTTGGAAATGTTAAATGCCATCTATTCTGgataatatatgatttattagcTCTTGGCTTAAGCATGTTAAAACTAAATATCCTTATTAAAGGGTTTTCATTGCCTATCTTCTCATTTCGGTCTCCTGTCATACAATCTTACATGCTGAGCCTGAACATGCAGGTGGGAGTTCAAGGGCTGCAAATCCTGAAGCCTCATACCCAAAAAAAGGTTCCTTCATCAATGGTAATTGCCAACGGGGTTAAGGAACTTAATGACACAATTGGAGGAATTGGTCTTGAAGTTCGCCTGATATTATGTGAGGAGAATGTTGATGATGAAACGACTAACTGGGAAGTGGAAAATCTAAAATTCTCAGTTGGACAGCCGGTAATGAGAACTGTTGATTTAAGTATGGGTCATTGTCTCTCCTTTATTAGATGATTGTCTGTAATGTTGATTTTACCGTGCAGGTTGAGGTGGTTGTAACGAAGGATGAGGTTCAGCACCTTACTTTTTTGTGCAAAtctgaaattgattcaattggACGGATAACTGCTGGAATTATACGGTTGCTTAAGTTAGAAGGCTCTATTGGTCAGTCTGTAGTAGATCAACTAGGCAACCTAGGTATGTTTCCAAAGTTTCTTACTCATTGAATTCTATTTTTACTCATAAATTTGGTAGAATCTTTTGCATTACCTTAAAGTTAGAAAGTGATGGGACTGTTTTATTATCTTTGGATCATATAGAACAGTAGATGGATTTTATACTTAGGTCTAGCATTCTTGACAGGTGTAGCATATAGATCAAAGAGAGGCAGTGTACAAGAGTACTTGCTAGGCACAAGGATTTTATAAGtgtttttttctcttctcaaaaacataatttatagGAAATGGATAATGCTTCAATTCAAAGTGTCTAGGATCCAAGTGGCTGTTAAACTGATAACTACCTTAGCTGGATGCCATATAATAATACTTCAAATAAGCAGTATAAACCCTGAAAGATGAGAACTCATTTATTTCTTGGTAAAAAGAGATGGAAGTGCAAAGGCATCACTATGATTTAAAGACATCTCAACTCTGTTGGCACCTCAGAGAAAGATGAAAACTAATGGTAATGCGTAAAAATGAGAAATCTTGAAGACTGAGAGGCACTTgaacaattttttgaaaatgcTGAATTTACTCTAACTCTAGTTCTACTGATTTTCAATTCATACATATGTAGACAAGCACCTTGCAGTGGTATAAGTAAATACTAAGGGTATGTTTGATTAGCTTTTCAAAAACTGGtttctgttttaaaaaaaaattaagaaagaacaaaataacaaatttagttctttgttgatttttaaaacagaacaatgtttttaaaaagtataatcaAACAGCTCTAATTCTCTGGATTTCCTCTTGAACCGGAGATGTTATTTAGGTTAACTACAATTTCAACAAGCACGTCATAAGACAAGCACATCATAGATGTTTGCATGCTGATGCACTCTTGTTTATTCAACTATCATCATCTAATAATGGCATGGCATGATGACTTGCAGGAAGTGAAGGCATTGACAAGATCTTCTCTTCTGAAAAGGCTAGTAGAGATGGTAGTGTTAGTAGTAGAGGACTTTCTCCATTACCAAACTCCTTAATTGAAGAACCAAAAAAAACTAAGGAGCAGACATTAGCTTTGCTCGAGGAAGCAGTTATGGACTCACAGGCTAAACTTAATGATTTAATCAGTGATATTGGTACTTCAGAGTCTTCTTCCTCACAACACCTTACCATCGTCAAAGTAAGTCAAAAGATCGACACTATGCAGGGCTTATTGATGCAATTGCGGAATCAACTTTAAGATTCTTCTGCCATTTtttgatgtataaatatataatattcaattGATTTTCGATCACATAGGTTATATGCAAATCTTATGTATATAGGATACAAGTCCTTGTTGAGTGAGTGTTTTACAAAGCGATGTCATTGTAACAGAAAATTTTGTTCTCTTAAGCAAAAATTGCAAAATATTTTCCGATCATGTAATGTAATTAATGCTAGTGCTACCGTGTACAAGTGATACATATTGTGCACAGTGAAAGAGTAAATTTAACCGTTAGATTAAAATGATCCTTATAAGGTCTTTCACACTtgatttctctctctctcttgcaCACACACACTTTGTTTTCTCCTCCTCTCCCTCAAGTTCTTGCCACTGCCACCCACAACAATTGAAGTTATCAATTTCACAATTTCACTAATTATTAGTCTCAGATCACATGTTAGGGTGTTCAAAAAATTTCATAGGCATATGGgcccactttttttaaaaaaaaaattggcatttttttttctttaaaattttccAATAGAAAaggtttaacttttttttttgaaatttttttaattcaaaaaaaaaaattgatttttttaaaattttctcacaattttttgagaaaaaaatgtttttcgatattcttttgagaaaaataaatttcgaaaatttttcttaaaaaaaatatcaaaatattagaCTTATAAGTCTCCTTTCTTAAGtccacaaaaaataatgaaataatagtTTGGAACTTTTATTATAGGCTTAATAAGAAATTTTCTAAggagatttataaaaaaaaattaaaaagatttgGGAGTTTAGGACTTTATTGACACCTTTAACAAAAATACAACCTTCCTCTTCATTGTGAATCTTCCGCTGTTGATCATCAACTCAACAAAATTATTCATAGATTTTGGTTAATATTTCGAAAAAGTCATAGGAGTTAAGAATAATGCCCCTTTTACAATTTTATGTCACACAAAAGACATCAATTTTTGAAATACAGCTTGGACAAATTGTTGcctgaaaaaaaataatcaaatgtaaaggaaaaaagaaaatcgAAAGTAGAAATAAAACGAAAATGCAAACCTCTATAGTGAATAATGAATAAAGTCATCTATGGAACTTTTTAAATtgagcattttttttttctttgagagcaatgaatttttgtaattaagTGGTCTTGATTATCTAACGGTAAAAAGTGGTCTCATATGTGTAATcatttaaatgataataatttaaccTAACAATATCAGTATTTGAACTTTCTCATACGAATGTCATTTTTTCACTTTCACTTTGTTATACATTTGACAAaacatgatattttatttatttattttttgtaggtGGGGTGTAGGAAGTTGGTACCAAATAAATTTGGTCATTGGAACCAATTTCTTTAAGGGGCCTAACAAGATAAAACCCAAACTGAATTATCTGAAAAGTGAGATAGCTATTATGCATATACTAATAGCAACCATAAAAGGTAAGAGCCTTATCCTTTATTTACTTTTGCTTCCAAACTTGCATGGCTTCAACAATCCTATCATATGCTACTCTTCAATATCATCTACACATTAATAATCTCTTCCAAACCAAAACATCACCAAAAAAGTACTTCTCCATAAAATGCACTATTTCTGACCCTGAATTTCCAACACCAGACCCTACAAACACTACAATGAACAATCCAGAAACATTTCCTatagaaaaaagaagaagatcaGAGATAATAAGACAAAGAAGGCCAAAAACTGAGCTTGCAACCGAGCCACAAAACTTCGAAATCGGTTGGAAAAGGACGAAAGAGATTAATCTTGAGAAGCCAATTGGGTATGTGGTAGCTGATTTTTTGGAGAAGTTGGAGGAACTTATGATGAAGAAGGAATTTGGATCAACAGAACTGTTGGCAAAAGTTGGAGAAATCGTCGCCGAAAGGGCGAGAGAAGAAGCAGAGGTTTTGAGAGATGAAGGGAAAGTTGAAGAGAGAATGGTTACTGAACTTTTTAGAGTATTGAAGTTGATGGAAATGGATTTGGCTATGGTGAAAGGTGCTGTGAAGGAAGATACTTTGAGTGAGAGGCTTGAAATAGCTAAGGCAAGGTGCAGGCAAGCTATACTTGTTGCTTATTCCTTTTGAACTTTTTTTCATGGGAATGTGATATtcagaatataaaataatgttattaaacatttttgtttatgtcactgatttatgtgtattttgataaacataagattcttttattttaaaaagatattgAATGTGGATTGAATGAAACAGTGTAATGTTGAAAGATATTAGACCTTTTAATACTAGCATTTTGTACCATTCTTGCTTTGTTGACTCCAATGACATTAAAGAGATCATTAATGCATCACTCACAATTGGCTTAACTTCACACTTaaagaatataaataatttgatccTTCAATTAAGTTAAAACTATTTGAACAAGTAGTTGTAATTTTCAAAGTGATATTGACTTTATATGTTGGGTTCCAGTTTGGAGTGAAGTTACAGGAACCTTGCATTGTTTGATACTAATGAATTCTTataaagaatttttaaattacaaggactaaattgaatttgaattaaattgtgGGACTAAATAagtaattcaattatttttttgtttataaatttactttcaaatcttttatttttattttacaatgttAAGAGTAATATACAGGTAAATACTCGAAGAAATTCTTTCATGGACTAAGTGAGGAATCGAATCTTTCTCAACGTGatacatattttggttcatACTTATCACTCAAAATCAAATAGCTTCTTTACGTTAAGGATCTCAATGACTAGATGAGAATAATAGTAGTccaaatgaatattaataatctAGATTACAAGCCATCAAATAAAACGTAGTATTCACATAAAAACTCTAGGATAAGTTATACTATCATCTTAAATTTTAGGAGGATTAACTCAACTTCACAAACAAGCTTGAAAAATAGAGATTTCCTGATAAAAGTTCTGTTTACCAACTTAGTAAAAATTGGATCAAACCAACTAGTTTAACGGACTAGTCAAACAAATAGTACAACCACAACTGATTCTCAATCCTATAGAACCGGACATAATTAGATTGAACCACAGTTCGAccaattcattaaaataaaatacttttttattcttatttttattttatagttgttTGATTCAATTATAGTTAATCCAATTGAACTATGACTTTCTCATCGTTTTCTATCTCCAGTCTAATTCTAATCTAGTGATTATAACGCTAAACTCTAGGTTGGGGACTTAAGTTTTCTCTGATAGCAATTctaaaaatgttttttcttttaggGGGTGAAGGAAATTGGTTATATGGTATGATTCGAAGAAATTGTTTGTAGGACAGATTTGTACGTACATCAGCACCTATTGTTGTTTGTAGAAAAGTAATGAAGAACACTACATATACTCCTCTTATTAAGGAGCCTCATTCAGCATGTGAATTATTGTTGGCGTTTTCACAAGCAACCAGCAGAGAATCATAACATTTTTGTGAAG
Protein-coding sequences here:
- the LOC101512574 gene encoding protein CHLORORESPIRATORY REDUCTION 41, chloroplastic, giving the protein MASTILSYATLQYHLHINNLFQTKTSPKKYFSIKCTISDPEFPTPDPTNTTMNNPETFPIEKRRRSEIIRQRRPKTELATEPQNFEIGWKRTKEINLEKPIGYVVADFLEKLEELMMKKEFGSTELLAKVGEIVAERAREEAEVLRDEGKVEERMVTELFRVLKLMEMDLAMVKGAVKEDTLSERLEIAKARCRQAILVAYSF